In Janthinobacterium rivuli, a single genomic region encodes these proteins:
- a CDS encoding efflux RND transporter permease subunit, with translation MNFSRFFIDKPIFAAVLSIVIFVAGLLSIFGLPISEYPDVVPPSVVVRAQYPGANPKVIAETVAAPLEEQINGVENMLYMSSQNTSDGAMMLTVTFKIGTNVEQAETQVQNRVQRALPRLPEEVRQIGVTTVKSSPNLTMVVHLVSPNKRYDDMYLRNYAVLNVKDQLARLPGMGDIQIFGAGDYAMRIWLDPQKVAARGMTANDVVDAIREQNVQVAAGVIGASPAKNSDFQLTVNTQGRLQTPEEFGAIIVRTNADGAVTHLKDVARVEMGANSYSLRSLLNNNPAVGMGIFEAPNANALQLSSDVRSKMDELKKDFPQGVEYRIEYDPTQFVRSSIEAVIHTLLEAIALVVLVVIIFLQTWRASIIPLLAVPVSIVGTFAVMLGFGFSINTLSLFGLVLAIGIVVDDAIVVVENVERNIEEGLSPRDATIQAMKEVSGPIVAIALVLCAVFVPIAFVPGLSGEFYRQFALTIAISTVISAFSSLTLAPALSAALLKPHDAPKDALTRGMDMVFGRFFAWFNRFFGRASHRYEAGVKGVLGRKSASLGVYALLVVAAIFTFKSVPAGFVPAQDKQYLVGFAQLPDAASLDRTEDVVRRMSDVIKSVPGVESTIAFPGLSINDFTNAPNAGIVFATLKPFDERTSKELSGGAIAAEINKRLGGIQDAFIMVFPPPPVNGLGTIGGFKMMIEDRGNLGYDALYNATQALAAKAYQTPELAGVFSGYQINVPQLFADVDRVKAKQMGVQLQTIYQTLQINLGSLYVNDFNQFGRTYQVRVQADAAFRSHAQDIAQLKVRNDKGEMIPLSSLMRVKDSYGPDRVQRYNAYAAADFNGGAAPGVSSGQAQAALERIAKEVLPQGISYEWTELTYQDILSGNTMIYVFPLCVLLVFLVLAAQYESWTLPLAVILIVPMSILCALLGVKLTGGDNNVFTQIALFVLVGLASKNAILIVEFARELEEHGRTVVQAALEACRLRLRPILMTSIAFIMGVVPLVFSNGAGSEMRHAMGVAVFAGMLGVTFFGLFLTPVFYVLLRTLAQRFEKKPATAAAKPVAAPALDLEGDIY, from the coding sequence ATGAACTTTTCCCGCTTTTTCATCGACAAGCCGATTTTCGCGGCGGTGCTGTCGATCGTCATATTCGTGGCCGGGCTGCTGTCGATTTTCGGCCTGCCCATCTCCGAATATCCTGACGTCGTGCCGCCATCCGTGGTGGTGCGCGCCCAGTACCCGGGCGCCAATCCGAAAGTAATCGCCGAAACCGTGGCCGCGCCGCTCGAAGAGCAGATCAACGGCGTCGAGAACATGCTCTACATGTCCTCGCAAAACACGTCCGATGGCGCGATGATGCTGACCGTGACCTTCAAGATCGGCACCAACGTCGAGCAGGCCGAAACGCAGGTGCAGAACCGCGTGCAGCGCGCCTTGCCGCGCCTGCCCGAGGAAGTGCGCCAGATCGGCGTGACGACGGTGAAATCGTCGCCGAATCTGACCATGGTGGTGCACCTGGTCTCGCCCAACAAGCGCTATGATGACATGTACCTGCGTAACTACGCGGTGCTGAACGTCAAGGACCAGCTGGCCCGTTTGCCCGGCATGGGCGACATCCAGATCTTCGGCGCCGGCGACTACGCCATGCGCATCTGGCTCGATCCGCAAAAGGTGGCGGCGCGCGGCATGACGGCCAATGACGTCGTCGACGCGATTCGCGAGCAGAACGTGCAGGTCGCCGCCGGTGTGATCGGCGCCTCGCCAGCGAAGAACTCGGACTTCCAGCTGACCGTCAACACCCAGGGCCGTCTGCAGACGCCCGAGGAATTTGGCGCCATCATCGTGCGCACGAATGCCGACGGCGCCGTGACGCACCTCAAAGACGTGGCGCGCGTGGAAATGGGCGCCAACAGCTACTCGCTGCGTTCGCTGCTGAACAATAATCCGGCCGTCGGCATGGGTATTTTCGAAGCGCCGAACGCCAACGCGCTGCAACTGTCTTCCGACGTGCGCTCCAAGATGGACGAACTGAAAAAAGACTTCCCGCAAGGCGTGGAATACCGCATCGAGTACGACCCGACGCAGTTTGTGCGTTCGTCCATCGAAGCCGTGATCCATACCCTGCTTGAAGCGATTGCCCTGGTGGTGCTGGTGGTGATCATCTTCCTGCAAACCTGGCGCGCATCAATCATCCCGCTGCTGGCCGTTCCCGTCTCCATCGTCGGCACTTTTGCCGTGATGCTGGGCTTTGGCTTCTCGATCAACACGCTGTCGCTGTTCGGCCTCGTGCTGGCCATCGGTATCGTCGTCGATGACGCCATCGTGGTGGTGGAAAACGTCGAGCGCAATATCGAGGAAGGCTTGTCGCCGCGCGACGCCACCATCCAGGCCATGAAAGAGGTCAGCGGTCCTATCGTCGCCATCGCCCTCGTGCTGTGCGCCGTGTTCGTGCCGATCGCCTTCGTGCCAGGTTTGTCGGGCGAGTTCTATCGCCAGTTCGCGTTGACCATCGCCATTTCGACCGTGATCTCGGCATTCAGCTCGCTGACCCTGGCGCCTGCCCTGTCAGCCGCGCTGCTCAAACCGCACGATGCGCCGAAAGACGCGCTGACGCGCGGCATGGACATGGTCTTCGGCCGCTTCTTCGCCTGGTTCAACCGCTTCTTCGGCCGCGCTTCGCACCGCTATGAGGCTGGCGTAAAAGGCGTGTTGGGCCGCAAGAGCGCTTCGCTGGGCGTGTATGCGCTGCTGGTCGTTGCCGCCATCTTCACCTTCAAGTCCGTGCCGGCCGGTTTCGTGCCAGCGCAGGACAAGCAATACCTGGTGGGCTTTGCGCAATTGCCTGACGCCGCCTCGCTGGACCGCACGGAAGATGTCGTGCGCCGCATGTCCGACGTCATCAAGTCGGTGCCTGGCGTCGAATCGACCATCGCCTTCCCTGGCCTGTCGATCAACGATTTCACCAATGCGCCGAACGCCGGTATCGTCTTCGCCACCCTGAAACCGTTTGACGAGCGTACCAGCAAGGAATTGTCGGGCGGCGCCATCGCGGCCGAGATCAACAAGCGCCTGGGCGGTATTCAGGACGCCTTCATCATGGTCTTCCCGCCACCGCCGGTCAACGGCCTCGGCACCATCGGCGGCTTCAAGATGATGATCGAAGACCGCGGCAACCTCGGTTACGACGCGCTGTACAACGCCACCCAGGCACTGGCCGCGAAAGCGTACCAGACACCGGAACTGGCGGGCGTGTTCTCGGGCTACCAGATCAACGTGCCGCAGCTGTTCGCTGACGTCGACCGCGTGAAAGCCAAGCAGATGGGCGTGCAGCTGCAAACGATCTACCAGACCTTGCAGATCAACCTCGGTTCGCTGTACGTCAACGACTTCAATCAGTTTGGCCGTACCTACCAGGTGCGCGTGCAGGCCGATGCGGCGTTCCGTTCGCATGCGCAGGATATCGCGCAACTGAAGGTACGCAATGACAAGGGCGAGATGATACCGCTGTCGTCCCTGATGCGCGTCAAGGACAGCTATGGCCCGGACCGCGTGCAGCGCTACAACGCGTATGCCGCAGCCGACTTCAATGGCGGCGCAGCACCTGGCGTATCGAGCGGTCAGGCGCAAGCCGCGCTGGAACGTATCGCCAAGGAAGTGCTGCCGCAGGGGATTTCGTATGAATGGACGGAACTGACCTACCAGGACATCTTGTCCGGCAATACGATGATCTATGTCTTCCCGCTGTGCGTGCTGCTGGTGTTCCTGGTGCTGGCTGCCCAGTACGAAAGCTGGACCCTGCCGCTGGCCGTGATCCTGATCGTGCCGATGTCGATCCTGTGTGCTCTGTTGGGCGTGAAACTGACGGGCGGCGACAACAACGTGTTTACCCAGATCGCACTGTTCGTGCTGGTGGGGCTGGCGTCGAAGAATGCGATTCTGATCGTGGAATTTGCCCGCGAACTGGAAGAGCATGGCCGCACCGTCGTGCAAGCGGCGCTGGAAGCATGCCGTCTGCGTCTGCGTCCGATTCTGATGACGTCGATCGCTTTCATCATGGGCGTGGTGCCCCTGGTGTTCTCGAACGGCGCCGGTTCGGAAATGCGCCATGCCATGGGCGTGGCGGTCTTCGCCGGCATGCTGGGCGTGACTTTCTTCGGCCTGTTCCTGACGCCCGTGTTCTACGTACTGCTGCGCACCCTGGCGCAGCGTTTTGAGAAAAAACCAGCCACCGCTGCCGCCAAGCCTGTCGCCGCGCCAGCGCTGGACCTGGAAGGAGATATATATTGA
- the ligD gene encoding DNA ligase D → MKAALKTYQAKRNFAVTPEPAGGDEEAGEALTFVIQKHWASRLHYDFRLELDGTMKSWAVPKGPSYDPRDKRMAVQVEDHPVSYASFEGTIPEKQYGAGKVIIWDKGMWQPQPATPDARKALAAGELKFTLYGHKMQGNWVLVRMKGKGDKRSEKQPAWLLIKEKDAYARPALEFSVVDELPDSVKHKAMPKRKKRAAQAAAPAARLPATLSPQLATLADAPPPDAQDWLFEVKFDGYRLLARCDGKQVSLMTRNGNDWTAKLPKLRQALEQQGLPPGWYDGEIVVNDASGHPDFGALQRAFDAETTSAIVYYLFDVPYFDGHDLRGQPVEARRALLEQLLRRLPASPLVRFSATLDAAPQQILDHACRLGLEGVIGKRRGSSYVTRRSGDWIKLKCGLRQEFVIGGYTAPQGAREGLGSLLLGVHDAQGKLRYAGNVGSGFDDAALRDLRRRLDALAIETSPFVGKAGGVRQPIWVKPQLVAEVSFAQWTSGGAVRHAVFHGLRQDKQPAAIVRERAQHIDREKTMHSKSMPDGVLPASFKVSHADRVIDRDSGATKIDLVRYYALVGKLMLVHLKGRPVSLVRAPAGVGGELFFQRHAETSAMPGVKQLDARLDPEHAPMLEVASLQGLLSAAQWNVVEFHTQNALASAYDTPNRLVFDLDPGKGVAWPAICEAAVLLRAFLTELGLPAWLKTSGGKGLHVVVPIRPKHDWDTVKAFSQAIVAHMAQLIPQRFVLKSGPSNRVGKIFIDYLRNGRGATTVCAWSARTRSGLGISVPLAWEELDELTAGDQWNVGNVHSRLDVGNTPWDGYARSAKGLDSAMKKLAFTPPA, encoded by the coding sequence ATGAAAGCAGCCTTGAAAACCTATCAAGCCAAGCGCAATTTCGCCGTCACGCCCGAGCCTGCGGGGGGCGACGAGGAAGCGGGCGAGGCGCTCACCTTCGTCATCCAGAAGCACTGGGCCAGCCGCTTGCACTATGATTTTCGCCTGGAGCTGGACGGCACGATGAAAAGCTGGGCCGTGCCGAAAGGGCCCAGCTATGATCCGCGCGACAAGCGCATGGCGGTGCAGGTGGAAGACCATCCTGTCTCGTATGCCAGTTTTGAAGGCACGATTCCCGAAAAACAGTATGGCGCGGGCAAGGTCATCATCTGGGATAAAGGAATGTGGCAGCCCCAGCCGGCCACGCCCGATGCGCGCAAGGCGCTGGCGGCCGGCGAACTGAAATTTACCCTGTACGGCCACAAGATGCAGGGCAACTGGGTGCTGGTGCGCATGAAAGGCAAGGGAGACAAACGCAGCGAAAAGCAGCCCGCCTGGCTGCTGATCAAGGAAAAAGACGCCTATGCCCGGCCGGCACTGGAATTTTCTGTCGTGGACGAATTGCCCGACAGCGTCAAGCACAAGGCCATGCCCAAGCGCAAGAAGCGTGCGGCCCAGGCCGCTGCGCCAGCCGCCAGGCTGCCCGCCACCCTGTCGCCCCAGCTGGCCACCCTGGCCGATGCGCCGCCGCCAGATGCGCAAGACTGGCTGTTCGAAGTGAAATTTGACGGTTACCGCCTGCTTGCCCGTTGCGATGGCAAACAGGTCAGCTTGATGACGCGCAATGGCAATGACTGGACGGCGAAACTGCCGAAGTTGCGGCAGGCACTGGAGCAGCAGGGCTTGCCGCCAGGCTGGTATGACGGTGAAATCGTCGTCAACGACGCCAGCGGCCACCCGGATTTCGGCGCCTTGCAGCGCGCGTTTGATGCGGAAACGACCAGCGCCATCGTGTATTACCTGTTCGATGTGCCGTATTTCGATGGCCACGATCTGCGGGGCCAGCCCGTGGAAGCGCGCAGGGCGTTGCTGGAACAGCTGCTGCGGCGCTTGCCCGCGTCGCCCCTGGTGCGTTTCAGCGCCACGCTCGATGCTGCGCCTCAGCAGATCCTGGATCACGCCTGTCGCCTGGGGCTGGAAGGGGTGATTGGCAAGCGGCGCGGTTCGTCCTACGTCACGCGCCGCTCCGGCGACTGGATCAAGCTCAAATGCGGACTGCGCCAGGAATTCGTCATCGGCGGCTATACGGCGCCGCAGGGCGCGCGCGAAGGGCTCGGGTCGCTGTTGCTGGGCGTGCATGATGCGCAGGGCAAGCTGCGCTATGCGGGCAATGTGGGCAGCGGCTTTGACGATGCGGCCTTGCGCGACTTGCGGCGGCGGCTCGATGCGCTGGCCATCGAAACGAGTCCGTTCGTCGGCAAGGCGGGCGGCGTGCGCCAGCCCATCTGGGTCAAGCCGCAACTGGTGGCCGAAGTCAGTTTTGCGCAATGGACCAGTGGCGGCGCCGTGCGCCATGCCGTGTTCCACGGCTTGCGCCAGGACAAACAACCGGCTGCCATCGTGCGCGAGCGGGCGCAGCACATCGACAGGGAGAAGACCATGCACAGCAAATCCATGCCGGACGGCGTCTTGCCGGCCAGTTTCAAGGTCAGCCATGCGGACAGGGTGATCGACAGGGACAGTGGCGCGACGAAGATCGACCTGGTGCGCTATTACGCGCTGGTGGGCAAGCTGATGCTGGTGCATTTGAAGGGGCGGCCCGTTTCTCTGGTGCGCGCGCCGGCCGGCGTGGGCGGCGAGCTGTTCTTCCAGAGGCATGCGGAGACGTCGGCCATGCCCGGCGTCAAGCAGCTCGATGCGCGGCTCGATCCCGAGCATGCGCCCATGCTGGAAGTGGCCAGCCTGCAAGGTTTGTTATCGGCGGCGCAGTGGAATGTGGTGGAGTTCCACACGCAAAACGCGCTGGCCAGCGCCTACGACACGCCGAACCGGCTGGTGTTCGACCTGGACCCGGGCAAGGGCGTGGCCTGGCCCGCCATCTGCGAAGCGGCCGTGCTGCTGCGCGCTTTCCTGACGGAGCTGGGTTTGCCCGCCTGGCTGAAAACCAGCGGCGGCAAGGGCTTGCACGTGGTCGTGCCGATCCGGCCCAAGCACGATTGGGACACGGTCAAAGCGTTTTCGCAAGCCATCGTGGCGCACATGGCGCAGCTCATTCCGCAGCGCTTCGTTTTGAAAAGCGGGCCGAGCAACCGCGTCGGCAAGATTTTCATCGATTATTTGCGCAATGGCCGGGGCGCCACCACCGTGTGCGCGTGGTCGGCCCGCACGCGTTCGGGGCTGGGCATTTCCGTCCCGCTGGCCTGGGAAGAGCTCGACGAACTGACGGCGGGCGACCAGTGGAATGTGGGCAATGTCCACAGTCGTCTCGATGTTGGCAACACACCGTGGGATGGCTATGCGCGCAGCGCGAAAGGCCTCGACTCTGCCATGAAAAAGCTGGCCTTTACGCCTCCGGCTTGA
- a CDS encoding alpha/beta hydrolase, which produces MSVADTTAELAPGQALKIRDIQVQGAQDALGARVYTAGVPGARQSSLIVFFHGGGFVDGDLDDADDFLRCLVLSNPDHVVLAANYTLAKVRPFPAAVEDAHAVLLWAKKNKSKLGWTGKQMVVSGIEAGANLAAVCAMMSRDRGGPPLAGQVLIMPMLDPGLSTCSMRNLPTCPDLAEVADQCAAAYRGYLPNAADRTHPYASPLQSSRLKNLPPALILSSEDDPLRDEAEQYGSKLIACGIKTTVRRMAAAPLQDATARNECACKVQVLSEIASFVAGLGQEPES; this is translated from the coding sequence ATGAGCGTTGCCGACACCACGGCCGAGCTGGCGCCTGGCCAGGCGCTGAAGATACGCGACATCCAGGTGCAGGGCGCGCAGGATGCGCTCGGCGCGCGTGTCTACACGGCCGGCGTGCCGGGCGCCAGGCAGTCGAGCCTGATCGTCTTCTTCCATGGCGGCGGCTTTGTCGACGGCGACCTGGACGATGCGGACGACTTCCTGCGCTGCCTCGTGCTGAGCAACCCCGACCATGTGGTGCTGGCCGCGAACTACACCTTGGCGAAGGTGCGGCCATTCCCCGCCGCCGTGGAAGACGCGCATGCCGTGCTGCTGTGGGCAAAAAAGAACAAGTCCAAGCTGGGCTGGACGGGCAAGCAGATGGTGGTGTCGGGCATTGAGGCGGGCGCCAACCTGGCCGCCGTGTGCGCCATGATGTCGCGCGACCGGGGCGGACCGCCCCTCGCGGGCCAGGTGCTGATCATGCCCATGCTCGACCCCGGCCTGTCGACCTGCTCGATGCGCAACTTGCCGACCTGTCCTGACCTGGCGGAAGTGGCGGACCAGTGCGCCGCCGCCTACCGCGGCTACCTGCCGAATGCCGCTGACCGTACCCATCCGTACGCGTCGCCATTGCAGTCGAGCCGCCTGAAGAACCTGCCGCCGGCGCTGATCCTGTCCAGTGAAGACGACCCATTGCGCGACGAGGCTGAACAATACGGCAGCAAATTGATCGCTTGCGGCATCAAGACCACCGTGCGGCGCATGGCCGCCGCGCCGCTGCAAGACGCTACCGCCCGCAATGAGTGCGCCTGCAAGGTGCAGGTATTGAGTGAAATCGCCAGCTTTGTCGCTGGACTGGGGCAGGAGCCCGAGTCATGA
- a CDS encoding serine hydrolase domain-containing protein — protein sequence MRHLPLLLIATLCLPCAASAQDTPATIAQVLQAQDGDSHGDLRAVVVLRDGAVVAERYYNGETADTLHDIRSAGKSITALLVGAAVARGQLATTKTVGDYWPEVAGSPAGKVVLDDLLTMRSGLAAFDEDEQSPGNEDKLDEASDPAAFVRGVPAAAAPGSIYRYNSLGSYIAGRVVENASGADLEDVAAKALFAPLGITRWSWGRDVAHHPKGQGNLSLRARDTAKIGQLVLDDGAVDGKTVIDAAWIKAALAPRVAIGAVDRYADSYGYFWYAKTQDIAGQKITVHFASGNGGNKIYVIPARRMVVSIASGAYGKAYGQRRSEDILKAILKADATQM from the coding sequence ATGCGCCACCTGCCCTTGCTCCTGATTGCCACCCTGTGCCTGCCTTGCGCCGCCAGCGCCCAAGACACCCCCGCCACCATCGCGCAAGTCCTGCAAGCCCAGGACGGCGACAGCCATGGCGACTTGCGCGCCGTCGTCGTGCTGCGCGATGGGGCCGTCGTGGCCGAGCGCTATTACAACGGCGAGACGGCCGACACCCTGCACGACATCCGCTCGGCCGGCAAGAGCATCACCGCGCTGCTGGTGGGCGCAGCCGTGGCGCGCGGCCAGCTGGCGACAACAAAAACAGTGGGCGACTACTGGCCCGAAGTCGCTGGCAGCCCGGCGGGCAAGGTCGTCCTCGACGACTTGCTGACCATGCGTTCGGGCCTGGCCGCCTTCGATGAAGACGAACAGTCGCCAGGCAATGAAGACAAGCTCGATGAAGCGTCCGACCCCGCCGCCTTCGTGCGCGGCGTGCCTGCCGCTGCGGCGCCGGGCAGCATCTACCGGTACAACTCGCTGGGTTCGTACATCGCGGGGCGCGTGGTGGAAAACGCCAGCGGCGCCGACCTGGAAGATGTCGCAGCCAAGGCGCTGTTTGCACCACTGGGCATCACGCGCTGGAGCTGGGGCCGCGACGTGGCACACCACCCGAAAGGCCAGGGCAATCTGTCGCTGCGCGCGCGCGACACGGCAAAAATTGGCCAGCTGGTGCTCGACGACGGCGCAGTTGACGGCAAGACGGTGATCGACGCCGCCTGGATCAAGGCCGCGCTGGCGCCGCGCGTGGCCATCGGCGCCGTGGACCGCTATGCCGACAGCTACGGCTATTTCTGGTATGCGAAGACGCAGGACATCGCAGGACAAAAGATCACCGTGCATTTCGCTTCGGGCAATGGCGGCAACAAGATCTATGTGATACCCGCGCGCCGCATGGTGGTCAGCATCGCATCTGGCGCGTACGGCAAGGCTTATGGACAGCGCCGTTCGGAAGACATCCTGAAGGCCATCCTGAAGGCGGATGCAACGCAGATGTAA
- a CDS encoding efflux transporter outer membrane subunit: MAAAVLLAACAAPEFKQPQIETPAAFKEAQTLPAVQTAADGTRWKQGVPAERQARGEWWLAFNDPALTTLINEATQANANLAVAAARVKQARAIAGIAEADRIPQVGVNVGGQRNRASAVSLGLPNGAPVAATNVYQANLTASYEVDLFGRVAANVSASRSDALAVEATYRSVLLSLQADVAQTYFQLRATDAELATLEQTVRLREESVHVNQRRYDLGDIGEFDLSRARTELSTTRAEAIGLQRQRATSEHALAVLLGKPAASFTATVNPLQDSGFLPVIPAGMPSSLLERRPDIASAQRTMEASNARIGVAKSAMFPALSLNASGGGASDTFSDIFKWSSRSWLLGALMSMPIIDGGRNKAAVSRSEAQLEESVATYRQSVLVAFAEVEDNLAGLRILSGQTQQIDEAVVSARRSADLAQKLYDAGRSSYLDLLDAQRNLAAIERNAVQLRGNRAVTTVALVRALGGGWGETEPQVAAN; the protein is encoded by the coding sequence ATGGCCGCCGCAGTCCTGCTGGCCGCGTGCGCGGCGCCCGAGTTCAAGCAGCCGCAGATCGAGACGCCGGCCGCGTTCAAGGAAGCGCAAACCTTGCCCGCCGTGCAGACGGCGGCCGATGGCACGCGTTGGAAGCAGGGTGTGCCAGCCGAGCGCCAGGCGCGCGGCGAATGGTGGCTGGCCTTCAATGATCCGGCCTTGACTACCCTGATCAACGAAGCCACGCAAGCAAATGCCAACCTGGCCGTCGCCGCCGCCCGCGTCAAGCAGGCGAGGGCGATTGCCGGCATCGCCGAAGCGGACCGCATCCCGCAAGTGGGCGTGAACGTGGGCGGCCAGCGCAACCGCGCTTCCGCCGTGTCGCTCGGCTTGCCGAACGGCGCGCCGGTGGCGGCGACCAACGTCTACCAGGCCAACCTGACGGCCAGCTACGAAGTCGATCTGTTCGGCAGGGTGGCAGCTAACGTCAGCGCCTCGCGCAGCGATGCGCTGGCCGTGGAAGCGACTTACCGCTCGGTGCTGCTGTCCTTGCAGGCGGACGTGGCGCAGACCTACTTCCAGCTGCGCGCCACGGATGCCGAATTGGCGACCCTGGAACAGACGGTGCGCCTGCGCGAGGAAAGCGTGCATGTGAACCAGCGCCGCTATGACCTGGGCGACATCGGCGAATTCGATCTGTCGCGTGCCCGCACGGAGCTGTCGACCACGCGCGCCGAAGCCATCGGCCTGCAGCGCCAGCGCGCCACCAGCGAGCATGCGCTGGCTGTCTTGCTGGGTAAACCTGCCGCCAGCTTCACGGCGACCGTCAACCCGCTGCAGGATAGCGGTTTCCTGCCCGTGATCCCGGCCGGCATGCCGTCGTCCCTGCTGGAGCGCCGTCCCGACATCGCGTCGGCGCAGCGCACCATGGAAGCGTCGAATGCGCGCATCGGCGTGGCGAAATCGGCCATGTTCCCGGCCTTGAGCCTGAACGCTTCCGGTGGCGGCGCGTCCGATACCTTCTCGGATATTTTCAAGTGGAGCAGCCGCTCCTGGCTGCTGGGCGCCCTGATGTCGATGCCGATCATCGACGGTGGCCGCAACAAGGCAGCCGTGAGCCGCAGCGAAGCGCAGCTGGAAGAGTCGGTGGCGACGTATCGCCAGAGCGTGCTGGTGGCCTTCGCCGAGGTGGAAGACAACCTGGCCGGCCTGCGCATCCTGTCGGGCCAGACGCAGCAGATCGACGAAGCCGTCGTCTCGGCGCGCCGCTCGGCCGACCTGGCGCAAAAGCTGTACGACGCGGGCCGTTCCAGCTATCTCGATCTGCTGGACGCCCAGCGCAACCTGGCGGCCATCGAGCGCAACGCCGTGCAATTGCGCGGCAACCGTGCCGTCACCACGGTGGCGCTGGTCCGCGCCCTGGGCGGCGGCTGGGGCGAGACGGAGCCGCAGGTCGCGGCCAACTAG
- a CDS encoding efflux RND transporter periplasmic adaptor subunit, translated as MKNVQQFSTLLKPLAASLALAGLVAVSLAGCDSANSKVPDAPAAGGPPISAAAVVEKQITETQEFSGRLEAIERVEIRSRVGGFITAVNFKPGSEVKKGDVLFVIDPRPFQAEVSRAEGTAASARAKAELAKLELSRAEKLLAEKAIAQREFDEKASGLKELDANARSAQAAYEAAKLNLSYTQVQAPISGRVSKAEITVGNLIDASAILTSVVSTDRIYASFDGDEDTYLRVAGTAQKGTPVTVKVGLANETGFPHEGKLEFVDNQLDPATGSVRMRATFANAERQLVPGLFARIQLDGGNGPQAQSTALLISDRAVGTDQSRKYVYVVGADNKAEYRAVKLGPTSDGLRVVREGLKAGEKIVVNGLQRVRPGAPVTPQMVAMDFDPTAPVAPAKPEAKDAKIAAKAASTSKE; from the coding sequence ATGAAAAACGTTCAACAATTTTCCACTCTGCTGAAGCCCCTGGCTGCCTCGCTCGCGCTGGCCGGACTGGTGGCCGTGAGCCTGGCTGGCTGCGATTCGGCCAATAGCAAGGTGCCCGACGCGCCAGCGGCCGGCGGCCCGCCCATCTCGGCCGCCGCCGTCGTTGAAAAACAGATCACGGAAACGCAGGAATTCTCGGGCCGCCTGGAAGCGATCGAGCGCGTGGAAATCCGCTCGAGAGTCGGCGGCTTCATCACGGCCGTCAACTTCAAGCCGGGCAGCGAAGTGAAAAAGGGCGACGTGCTGTTCGTCATCGATCCACGCCCATTCCAGGCTGAAGTGTCGCGCGCCGAAGGCACGGCGGCCTCCGCCCGCGCCAAGGCGGAACTGGCCAAGCTGGAACTGTCGCGCGCTGAAAAGCTGCTGGCCGAAAAAGCCATCGCCCAGCGCGAATTCGACGAAAAGGCGTCGGGCTTGAAAGAGCTGGACGCGAATGCACGCTCGGCGCAAGCCGCGTATGAAGCGGCCAAGCTGAACCTGTCGTACACGCAGGTGCAGGCGCCGATCAGCGGCCGCGTCAGCAAGGCGGAAATCACCGTCGGCAACCTGATCGACGCTTCCGCCATCCTCACTTCCGTGGTGTCGACGGACCGCATCTACGCCAGCTTCGACGGCGATGAAGATACGTATCTGCGCGTGGCCGGCACGGCGCAAAAGGGCACGCCCGTCACCGTCAAGGTCGGCCTGGCCAACGAAACGGGTTTCCCGCACGAAGGCAAGCTGGAATTCGTCGACAACCAGCTCGACCCGGCCACGGGCAGCGTGCGCATGCGCGCCACCTTCGCCAACGCCGAGCGCCAACTGGTGCCTGGCCTGTTCGCGCGCATCCAGCTTGACGGCGGCAACGGCCCGCAGGCGCAAAGCACGGCGCTGCTGATCAGCGACCGCGCCGTCGGCACGGATCAGAGTCGCAAATACGTCTACGTGGTGGGCGCCGACAACAAGGCCGAATACCGCGCCGTCAAGCTGGGCCCGACCTCGGACGGCTTGCGCGTGGTGCGCGAAGGCTTGAAGGCGGGCGAGAAGATCGTCGTCAACGGCTTGCAGCGCGTGCGCCCTGGCGCCCCGGTGACGCCGCAGATGGTGGCCATGGATTTCGATCCGACCGCGCCTGTCGCCCCCGCGAAACCTGAAGCAAAAGACGCCAAGATCGCCGCGAAAGCAGCATCGACTTCCAAGGAATAA
- a CDS encoding fasciclin domain-containing protein, whose product MRTFVPAALFITSMLAASAPFAADMTTMVGGQSMYPSKDIVDNAVNSADHTTLVAAVKAAGLVDTLKGKGPFTVFAPTNAAFGKLPAGTVETLVKPENKATLTKILTYHVLPGKYDFKALAKEIKMHDGKATLPTASGGKLMFAMNGMHNIVVMDEGGNSANISTYDVYQSNGVINVIDTVLMPK is encoded by the coding sequence ATGCGCACCTTCGTTCCCGCAGCACTGTTCATTACGTCCATGCTGGCCGCCAGCGCCCCGTTTGCCGCCGACATGACGACCATGGTGGGTGGCCAGAGCATGTATCCGTCCAAGGATATCGTCGACAACGCCGTCAATTCGGCCGACCACACGACCCTGGTCGCTGCCGTCAAGGCGGCCGGCCTGGTCGATACGCTGAAAGGCAAGGGCCCGTTTACCGTGTTCGCACCGACGAATGCGGCGTTTGGCAAGCTGCCGGCCGGCACCGTCGAGACCCTGGTGAAGCCGGAAAACAAGGCGACCCTGACGAAAATCCTCACCTACCACGTGCTGCCCGGCAAATACGACTTCAAGGCACTGGCCAAGGAAATCAAGATGCATGACGGCAAAGCCACCCTGCCCACGGCCAGCGGAGGCAAGCTGATGTTCGCCATGAACGGCATGCACAACATCGTGGTGATGGACGAGGGCGGCAATAGCGCCAACATCAGCACCTATGATGTGTATCAATCGAATGGCGTGATCAATGTCATCGACACGGTGCTGATGCCGAAATAA